From the genome of Mucilaginibacter paludis DSM 18603:
CAAAATGAAAAAGCACGTTAATACCCCATGTTTTGCAATTGCGTTATTTGATATCATTGTTCAATTTCGTTTAACAGATAAGAATACAGGCTGCGCTTTACAATCGCTTGCATAGAACACACCCCTCCGCCCCTCTCGAGAGCAGGGCTGTTGCATTTAAAAGAAGAAGGATTTAAATTTGCAGAAAAAAGAGTATGGACAAGGGCATCATAACCTATTTGCAGAAGTTGCCAGACGTGCGTAGAAAGGCTGGTCAGCGGCATGACCAAACGTTTATTTTGTTATTATTTGTGATGGGGACGATGAGTGGTTATTACGGCTATCGTGCTCTGGGTGATTTTATAAAGCGTAATCAAAAAGATCTTTTGACTTATTTCACTCCGAAAAAATCCCGTTTGCCTACGTTTTATACCGTGAGGCGTGTACTGCAGAATTTAGATTTTGAAAGTTTAAGCGAAGTTTTTTATCAATGGGCCAGTCAGTATACAGAAATCAATAAAAATGAATGGATGAATATAGATGGCAAAGCGATCAAAGGGACAATGAGTGATTATGCGCTTGAAAAACAGCGATTTGTAAATTTGGTGAGTATCTATAATGGGAGCCGTGGTCAAGTATTAGCCCAGGGTCTTGTAGACAATTCAAAGGAAAGTGAAATTCCGGTGGTACGCAAGCTTATTGCTGAACTGGGATTGGAAGGGGTAACGTTTACGCTTGACGCCTTACATTGCCAAAAAAAACAGTTGAGCTGATAATAGGTACGAATAATGATTATATGATAGGCGTAAAAAAGAATCAAAAGGGCCTTTATGAAAAAATAGCGGCGCTGACATCGGATACAGCAAAGGTTTGCAGCAAGTTCGTTGAATTGGAGAAAAATAAAGGACGTACAGAGCGCAGATCGGTATGTATATGCCCGGCGCCAGAAGAAATCAGTAAAGCCTGGATAGGCGCCAGTCAGGTAATCAAGGTAGAGCGTTGGGTAAAAGACAAAAATAAGATCAGTGAGGATTGCGCATTCTATATCAGCAGTGTGAGGGAAAATGCACAATTGTTATGCTATGGAATCAGAAGTCATTGGGGGATAGAGAATAAGCTACATTGGGTAAAGGATGTCACGTTTAAAGAGGATGCCTCCCGCATTAGAACTTCTCATGCACCAGAAAATATATCGGTGTTTAGAAACATCGCTATTAACGTTTTCAGAGCTCATGGCTTTCAAAATATAGCACAAGCACAAAGACTCGTTTGCAATGACATCGGCAGATTGAAACAATTACTCACTTAGAATGCAACAGCCCTGCTCTCGAGAGGGGAATCGCACGGGCCCGCCGCTTTTTCTTTCAATCTCCCCTCTCGAGAGGGGGCGGGCAGGGCGGTGCGCAATGGCGGGGGGTGTGTTTCGCCGCGCGACGAACTCTTAACCCCTGCGTGAAACTGCCTAACCAAACGGCGTTGTATCATTATTTTACTTTTCATTTTTTACTCGCCCTTGTTTGGGTATCAACTTACTATGTGTATCCAAACATTTACCCCATTCTGCCGGAAAAACACCCAATTCCGGCCTTCCATTTAATTACCCTCGCTACTTTTGAATATTATTCAATTGAGATATTTATCACTTTCGAAATATTTCGTGATGAGTTGCCTAATTGCAGCGCAAACTGGCCGGTTTCCACTTTCCATGCTTTTTTTGTTTCGTCGTAATAAGCCAGATCTGCAACCTTTATACTCAGCTCAACTGTTTTTATCTCGCCTGGTTGCAGGAAAATTTTCTCGAAAGCCTTTAATTCCTTTTCGGGATGTAAAACGGGGCTCGCAGGGTCACTTGCATATAATTGCAGAACCTCGGCACCGTAACGGGTACCGGTATTTTTAACTACGAATTTTGCACGAATAACATCATCCTTTTTATAGATGGCCTTATCTGCCGAGAAATTATCGATTGCGAAGGCCGTATAAGAAAGTCCGTACCCAAAGGGGAATTGAGGCTGAATCTTTTTGGTATCAAACCAACGATACCCTACTAAAATATCTTCCTCGTAATTTACTTTCAGGTTCATTCCGGGAAAATTACCCAAAGCGTGGGCAGGCGACTGGTCAAGAGCCACCGGTATGGTAAAAGGCAATTTGCCGGATGGATTTACCTTTCCGCTTAACAGATCGGCCACCGCATTACCGGCTTCCATACCACCATACCACGACCATAAAATAGCCGGAACCCGGTTAACAATACCCGCTAATTTTACCGGCGAACCGGCCACTATAACTACCGCTGTGTTTGGGTTTGCCTTGGCTACTTCCTGGATCAATACTTCCTGCCCGTAAGGCAAGTCCATATTTTGCCGGTCAAAAGATTCGGTATCAAAATCGTGGTTCAGCCCGCCGAAAATGATAACCACTTCTGATTCCCTGGCAACCTTTACAGCCTCCTGAATTAATTTCCAGTCGACATGATTTGAATTTGACTGGCCCGCATTACTGCCTTCTTTGAAGCTGGATTGCTTATCATATCCCTGGGCAAAATTTATTTTTACTTTAGCACCAAACTTTTGCTTTATGGCTTCCAGAGGACTTATTTCGTATAAGGCCTTTATTTCGGAACTCAACCCTGCCCCACAATGTTTGCGGGTGGCATTATCGCCAACGATAGCGACCGATTTTATTTTATCGAAATTGACCGGGAGGAGCCCCCCTTTGTTTTGAAGCAATACCGCGGCTTCAGCAGCTGAATTATAGGCCGCCTTTTGATGCTCGGGGGTATTCATTTTTCCCTTTTCGCGCTTGCTTTCATCAAACATTTTGGTTTTGAACATCACCGTCAAAACATGCTCTACTTTTTCATCAACAACAGATAAGGGCACCTTTCCTTCTGCTACGGCTTTAATTAACGGATCAGCAAAATACCATTGGTTGTAATCTTTTATATCGGTGCCCATTTCCAGATCCAGGCCGCTTAATGCCGCCTTTACCGTGGTATGCGCCGCTGCCCAGTCAGTCATTAACACGCCTTTAAATCCAAATTCATTTCGAAGAATTTGCCTGTTGAGATATTCGTTTTCCGAGCACCAGTCGCCCCTGAATTTATTATAAGCAGCCATTACGGTATAAGCCCCGCCTTCGGTAACTGCCGCTTTAAAACCGGGCAGATAAATCTCGCGCAAAGCCCTTTCGCTCATTTGTACATCAACAGAATCGCGATGTGTTTCCTGGTTATTGGCTATCCAGTGTTTTACACTCACAGCCACATCTTTAGATTGCAGTGCTTTGATATAGGCGACGGCCATTTTTGAGATGAGAAGCGGATCTTCGCTCATGTACTCAAAGTTGCGACCGCAAAGTGGCGAACGGATAATATTGATGCCCGGGCCCAGTAAAACATCCTTTTTTCTGAACCGGGCTTCTTCGCCCAATACAAGCCCTTGCTTATAGGCCAGGGCCGGATTCCAGGTTGCGGCAAGAGCAGTGCCCGGAGGGAAGCAGGTTGCAGAATCGGTGGTCCAGCCAGAATATGCCCAATCGTTCCGGTTAACTTCAGCGCGTACCCCGTGAGGCCCGTCACTCAGCGCCAATTCAGGGATACCTAATCTTTTTATACCTGACACATAAAATTTAGAATTGGCATGCAGCAGGCTCACTTTCTCCTGCAACGTCATCCGGCTAATCAGCGAGCGGATTTTTTCTTTCTGGCGGCTATCATCCTGAATACGTTGCGCGTTAGCCGCCCCTACGGCCAGTAAGGTAAAAAAAAGCACATGGCAGCATGGCTTTATCATTATTTTTAGCTTTGATATCACTACAATCATCTATTATCGTTTAATTAAGTTTACCAGCACAACATCATTTTCCCGAATGTCAAATTCGCGGGAATACGTTGAATTGGGTTTTATTTCAATTTGTTGCACGGCTACGGGAGAGCCGTTTTGTTGTTTTAACTTTTCAACCTGCTGCCTGTTTAGCTGCCCCGGCCTGCCCAGATCCACATACCCGGTATAGGCATCGTTTACCCGGTAACCTACCTTATAAATTTCCACGGTGTATTTTCCGGCAGGTAGATGCGATAAATTTACCTTCACCCTGCCTTTGGCTTTGGCGGGCAAATCTTTGATATAATAAGCCTGATCGTTTACCGAATCTGGAAGGGTGTGGGTAAAATCCCAAAACAATAACTGTACGCCGCCTTTATCGTTTTTACAAACCCAAGACCGGGTATCACTATTGGCTAATTCAGTTTGCCCGAGCTTATTCATGAATTGATAGGAATAAAAAGCGGGCTTATTAATTCCCTGAATGTTTAGTAAGCCAAAGCCACCATGAAAAGGCGTAAACCTTGGGCCGGGTTCTTCAAAAATATCGGTAAAAACCCAGTACGACATGGAGTTGGCGGCATGGCCTACCTGTTTTAATTTTTCTAAAATATAGGCTGCCTCGTGATAGCTGTCGTGCACCGGGTCTGCCGGGGTATAGGAGGCACTCCATTCTGTATAATGCAGTTCCAGGTTCGGTAAGGCCGACTGAGCAATTTGTTTACGGGAGTTTAATACATCGCCACTCACCGCCAGCGAATCACTGCTTAGTACAGTACCCGAGTTTCCGTGTTCGTCCAGGAAGCCTTGCTT
Proteins encoded in this window:
- a CDS encoding glycoside hydrolase family 3 C-terminal domain-containing protein, with product MIKPCCHVLFFTLLAVGAANAQRIQDDSRQKEKIRSLISRMTLQEKVSLLHANSKFYVSGIKRLGIPELALSDGPHGVRAEVNRNDWAYSGWTTDSATCFPPGTALAATWNPALAYKQGLVLGEEARFRKKDVLLGPGINIIRSPLCGRNFEYMSEDPLLISKMAVAYIKALQSKDVAVSVKHWIANNQETHRDSVDVQMSERALREIYLPGFKAAVTEGGAYTVMAAYNKFRGDWCSENEYLNRQILRNEFGFKGVLMTDWAAAHTTVKAALSGLDLEMGTDIKDYNQWYFADPLIKAVAEGKVPLSVVDEKVEHVLTVMFKTKMFDESKREKGKMNTPEHQKAAYNSAAEAAVLLQNKGGLLPVNFDKIKSVAIVGDNATRKHCGAGLSSEIKALYEISPLEAIKQKFGAKVKINFAQGYDKQSSFKEGSNAGQSNSNHVDWKLIQEAVKVARESEVVIIFGGLNHDFDTESFDRQNMDLPYGQEVLIQEVAKANPNTAVVIVAGSPVKLAGIVNRVPAILWSWYGGMEAGNAVADLLSGKVNPSGKLPFTIPVALDQSPAHALGNFPGMNLKVNYEEDILVGYRWFDTKKIQPQFPFGYGLSYTAFAIDNFSADKAIYKKDDVIRAKFVVKNTGTRYGAEVLQLYASDPASPVLHPEKELKAFEKIFLQPGEIKTVELSIKVADLAYYDETKKAWKVETGQFALQLGNSSRNISKVINISIE
- a CDS encoding GH39 family glycosyl hydrolase → MKKIIGALLASQLVFLANVNGQRAINADFNKPQGKLNTTFNACVGAGRANEGLRADWQQQLEYVKKECGFKYIRMHGLLTDDMAVYTEDAKGNPQYNYMYVDVLFDFLHRIGMKPFVELGFMPNALASGSQTIFWWRGNVTPPKDYNKWQGLIRNLVQHFTERYGTDEVKSWYFEVWNEPNLSPGFWTGTQADYFKLYDYSVKAVKSVNPAYKVGGPGTAGAAWVPDMINHCSKNNVPIDFISTHSYGVKQGFLDEHGNSGTVLSSDSLAVSGDVLNSRKQIAQSALPNLELHYTEWSASYTPADPVHDSYHEAAYILEKLKQVGHAANSMSYWVFTDIFEEPGPRFTPFHGGFGLLNIQGINKPAFYSYQFMNKLGQTELANSDTRSWVCKNDKGGVQLLFWDFTHTLPDSVNDQAYYIKDLPAKAKGRVKVNLSHLPAGKYTVEIYKVGYRVNDAYTGYVDLGRPGQLNRQQVEKLKQQNGSPVAVQQIEIKPNSTYSREFDIRENDVVLVNLIKR